A genomic region of Colletotrichum destructivum chromosome 1, complete sequence contains the following coding sequences:
- a CDS encoding Putative S-adenosyl-L-methionine-dependent methyltransferase superfamily, whose amino-acid sequence MARETTTSSPSDPPAAISEAFGSNPNLEADEDETISTIDDRLLNCAVSLSSSVVNYPEEYGRRYHAFRPGSYLMPNDELEMERLDMTHAMMVRALGNRLFLAPLEKHNVHEILDIGTGTGIWAVEMGDMFENAAITGVDLSAIQPSWVPSNVRFEIDDVESSWLHGRKFDYIFCRFMAASIADWPKLVKNIFEHLKPGGWVEFHDMDPEIYSEDGTYTEKHATWQWNQTFLRTMRNIGRDPCPGPQLEGWVKDGGFDNVFHQRFRAPLGPWPKDAYHKDLGMINLAQMLDGLEGFTLRVFCGVLKRTEAQVLVETAMVRKEMKENAYNGIYDLHVVYGQKPLGMSTHYGFEGF is encoded by the exons ATGGCTAGAGAAACCACCACATCGAGTCCTTCCGATCCGCCAGCGGCCATCTCTGAAGCCTTCGGAAGCAACCCAAATTTGGAagccgacgaagatgaaACT ATTTCGACAATCGACGATCGACT CTTGAACTGTGCTGTCTCACTGTCCTCCAGCGTAGTTAACTACCCGGAAGAGTACGGCCGGCGCTACCATGCTTTTCGGCCCGGAT CTTATCTCATGCCAAATGATGAGTTGGAAATGGAGAGGCTCGACATGACCCACGCTATGATGGTTCGGGCCCTCGGGAACAGACTTTTCCTTGCTCCTCTGGAAAAGCATAATGTTCACGAGATTCTCGACATTGGTACCGGCACCGGAATCT GGGCGGTTGAGATGGGAGACATGTTTGAAAACGCTGCCATCACCGGCGTTGACTTGAGCGCTATACAGCCATCCTG GGTGCCATCGAATGTCAGGTTTGAGATCGACGACGTGGAAAGCTCCTGGCTTCACGGGAGGAAGTTTGATTACATATTCTGCCGATTCATGGCTGCTTCCATTGCGGACTGGCCGAAGCTCGTCAAGAACATCTTTGA GCACCTCAAGCCGGGCGGCTGGGTAGAATTTCATGATATGGACCCCGAGATCTACTCAGAGGACGGGACATACACCGAGAAACACGCGACCTGGCAATGGAATCAGACGTTCCTGAGAACCATGAGGAACATCGGACGCGACCCTTGCCCGGGGCCGCAACTTGAGGGCTGGGTCAAGGATGGAGGGTTTGACAACGTTTTCCACCAGAGGTTCAGGGCCCCATTGGGTCCTTGGCCGAAGGACGCTTATCACAAAGACCTGGGGATGATAAACTTGGCACAGATGCTTGATGGATTGGAGGGCTTTACCTTGAGGGTGTTTTGTGGAGTGCTTAAACGGACCGAGGCGCAAGTCCTGGTTGAAACTGCAATGGTGCGCAAAGAGATGAAGGAGAACGCCTACAACGGCATCTATGACCT TCATGTGGTCTATGGACAGAAGCCCTTAGGGATGTCCACACACTATGGTTTCGAAGGGTTCTAG
- a CDS encoding Putative S-adenosyl-L-methionine-dependent methyltransferase superfamily translates to MATNAPSTANGQAPTNVDTGPTVDTIVAAPVNAVEDGDDDGFTDTGSATTSSTASLTESVTEYRRLHGRTYTQKTDYWGPNDEKQNEALDLNHYWQTLFLEHKLFLAPIGNKSHKVLDLGTGTGIWAIDFADEFPSADVTGVDISPIQPSWTPPNCKFQIDDIERPWTWPVGFFDFIHVRNLEGSVSDWPRMYEQAFEHLQPGGWFEIKEFDFQIHSQKFGDSLDKDHIFTRWADVMFPALERLGKTGK, encoded by the exons ATGGCGACAAACGCTCCTTCAACGGCAAACGGCCAGGCTCCCACCAATGTTGACACGGGTCCTACTGTGGACACAATCGTCGCT GCCCccgtcaacgccgtcgaagatggagacgatgacggcTTCACAGACACCGGGAG TGCCACCACGTCTTCAACTGCATCATTGACCGAAAGTGTCACCGAGTATCGCCGTCTCCACGGGCGCACTTATACGCAGAAGACGGACTATTGGGGCCCAAACGATGAGAAGCAAAACGAAGCCCTCGATCTGAA CCATTATTGGCAGACGCTGTTTCTTGAACACAAGCTGTTCCTGGCCCCAATCGGAAACAAATCTCAC AaagtcctcgacctcggcacAGGAACCGGCATATGGGCCAT TGATTTTGCGGATGAATTCCCCTCCGCCGACGTCACAGGCGTTGATATATCACCAATCCAGCCTTCCTGGACCCCTCCGAACTGCAAATTCCAGATTGATGATATTGAACGGCCTTGGACATGGCCAGTCGGGTTTTTCGACTTCATCCATGTTCGTAACCTCGAGGGAAGCGTCTCAGACTGGCCGAGGATGTATGAGCAGGCTTTTGAACATCTCCAGCCTGGCGGCTGGTTCGAGATCAAAGAGTTCGACTTCCAGATCCACTCTCAGAAGTTCGGCGATTCTCTCGATAAAGACCACATCTTCACGAGATGGGCTGACGTTATGTTCCCGGCATTGGAACGCCTTGGCAAGACCGGAAAATAA